One Longimicrobium sp. genomic window carries:
- a CDS encoding M23 family metallopeptidase, with translation MRILRYLLTFTLGAVAMLATVLAVDRASPGTLDRVQVALGPEESVPVAVAPVAVPGVAQPATPAQVAVVPSAGVELPVVVAPTAVGALGLMIPVQGVAAAKLVDTYDQARGQGRRHDAIDIMAAQGTPVVAVSDGVVMKLFQSARGGITLYQLAPDRRTIYYYAHLDHYAAGIAEGRPLRRGQVLGYVGNTGDAGPGNYHLHFEVSTTKDPAKYWGGVAQNPYPLLR, from the coding sequence ATGCGAATCCTCCGGTATCTCCTCACCTTCACCCTTGGCGCCGTCGCGATGCTGGCGACCGTGCTTGCCGTCGACCGCGCCTCTCCCGGCACGCTGGACCGCGTGCAGGTCGCACTCGGGCCGGAGGAGTCCGTGCCGGTCGCCGTCGCGCCCGTGGCGGTGCCCGGCGTCGCGCAGCCTGCTACGCCCGCGCAGGTCGCCGTCGTTCCTTCCGCTGGCGTGGAGCTGCCTGTAGTGGTGGCACCCACGGCGGTGGGGGCGCTGGGACTCATGATCCCCGTGCAGGGCGTCGCGGCGGCGAAGCTGGTGGACACCTACGACCAGGCCCGCGGACAGGGCCGGCGCCACGACGCCATCGACATCATGGCCGCGCAGGGCACACCGGTCGTGGCGGTGTCGGACGGCGTGGTGATGAAGCTGTTCCAGAGCGCCCGCGGCGGCATCACGCTGTACCAGCTGGCGCCGGACCGCCGCACGATCTACTACTACGCGCACCTGGATCACTACGCCGCCGGCATCGCGGAGGGGCGTCCCTTGCGCCGCGGCCAGGTGCTGGGGTACGTGGGGAACACCGGGGACGCCGGCCCCGGCAACTACCACCTGCACTTCGAAGTTTCTACCACCAAGGACCCGGCCAAGTACTGGGGTGGCGTCGCGCAGAACCCGTATCCGCTGCTGCGGTAG
- a CDS encoding NHL repeat-containing protein, producing the protein MPELLRCPTCSAPLNAPATLDTTARCPYCGGSVLLAGRADGAAGPQAAVAEVLRLLRAGDRVAAAKLYRDHFGGGLNEAVDAVLRLEATLPPGTVVRKNAAGRVAGCAVLLVALVIGVVVVATRSGSPPPAPADQPRAVAGSAPLSTPAPNTPPAFADVVLRFGSEGTGAGRFEDARSVAVDGAGRIYVAEYSGGRVQVFDSLGTFVTQWTADPRMPLVDLEADRGGTVYVVQSGRIRRYEGATGRPLGTVAGAGQNVNDLVLALDGTLWVANHSADVVHLSRDGKVLRRVDLRQAVQENAAPARLAVSGKGEVYALDQWTGEIYRLDASGRFVDRFGGKGDGPEQFRWAVGLAIDGRGRVYVSDVGRGIRVFDAAGHFVDAFGEGTVGFGLAFDDRDGLYTAQRNSHEIVKFRVKR; encoded by the coding sequence ATGCCCGAACTGCTGCGCTGCCCCACGTGCTCCGCGCCGCTGAACGCGCCCGCAACGCTGGACACCACCGCGCGATGCCCCTACTGCGGCGGGAGCGTGCTGCTGGCCGGCCGCGCCGACGGTGCCGCTGGGCCGCAGGCCGCCGTCGCGGAGGTGCTGCGGCTGCTGCGCGCGGGGGACAGGGTCGCCGCCGCCAAGTTGTACCGCGACCATTTCGGGGGCGGGCTGAACGAGGCCGTGGACGCGGTCCTCCGCCTGGAGGCGACCCTGCCGCCGGGCACCGTGGTCCGGAAGAACGCCGCCGGTCGCGTGGCCGGCTGCGCGGTGCTGCTGGTCGCGCTGGTCATCGGGGTGGTGGTGGTGGCCACGCGGAGCGGATCGCCGCCGCCCGCCCCGGCCGACCAGCCGCGGGCGGTGGCCGGGAGCGCACCGTTGAGCACGCCCGCACCCAACACGCCCCCCGCGTTCGCGGACGTGGTGCTCCGCTTTGGCAGCGAGGGCACGGGCGCCGGGCGGTTCGAGGACGCGCGGAGCGTGGCGGTGGACGGCGCGGGGCGGATCTACGTGGCCGAGTACAGCGGAGGCCGGGTGCAGGTGTTCGACTCGCTGGGCACCTTTGTCACCCAGTGGACGGCAGACCCGCGGATGCCGCTGGTGGACCTGGAGGCCGACCGCGGCGGCACCGTGTACGTGGTGCAGAGCGGCCGCATCCGCCGCTATGAGGGCGCCACCGGCCGCCCGCTGGGCACGGTGGCCGGCGCGGGCCAGAACGTGAACGACCTGGTGCTGGCGCTCGATGGAACGCTGTGGGTGGCCAACCACTCGGCCGACGTGGTGCACCTCTCGCGCGACGGCAAGGTGCTGCGCCGCGTGGACCTGCGGCAGGCGGTGCAGGAAAACGCCGCGCCGGCACGGCTGGCCGTGTCGGGAAAGGGCGAGGTGTACGCGCTGGACCAGTGGACGGGCGAGATCTACCGGCTGGATGCCTCGGGGAGGTTCGTGGACCGCTTCGGGGGGAAGGGCGACGGGCCCGAGCAGTTCCGTTGGGCCGTGGGGCTCGCCATCGACGGGCGCGGCCGCGTGTACGTGAGCGACGTGGGGCGCGGCATCCGCGTGTTCGACGCCGCCGGCCACTTCGTCGACGCGTTCGGCGAGGGCACAGTGGGGTTCGGGCTGGCCTTCGACGACCGCGACGGCCTCTACACCGCCCAGCGCAACAGCCACGAGATCGTCAAGTTCCGCGTGAAACGCTGA
- a CDS encoding CHAT domain-containing protein encodes MKKTKVLFFAADPMSVLPDRPQPLQLGADFRGIRKRVEEDGRLSVMDFDCQFDARPEDLIDRLRLTRPQILHFSGHGNVQGLKFTSPHGAGPQLVTGAALKQMLTVFRHEIRLVVLSACFSRDQAAAIAQVVGCAIGTSGGIADEDAIRFDAAFYGYLAGGESVQTAFDMASAELEVHGLSGTRPELLARKDVNPAKLFPVPRFRRAKQRGAVGGILAISALVVASIPRDTAPLPYVPAGLQSMACAPTSAFSSPAEASAPEAVTFSSAGSSTADLDEAKALCAAGAADSAFHLFKELAQAGNAEARGLEAIAYMTGRGAQHNPELGFKKLREAAGKGDLRSMTALATAYETGYGTTRASKYHARLWLNKAARRGDAEAMRRLGVVHRQAESDSALYWLTRAVAAGSADARVDLGYMYDAAILVARDTAKAVQHYAAAARAGSARGMYAVGRVYQAGMGVKKDPVQAHRWYRKAVCAGSPDAMAAIGEQFLHGDGVPADSGMATRWFRLASAAGSPSAAGKLHALKAPEQPRQWRGLVGWGLARLGLAETHPQLSCSSEVGAGPA; translated from the coding sequence ATGAAGAAAACCAAAGTCCTCTTTTTCGCGGCCGATCCGATGTCGGTGCTTCCGGACAGGCCGCAGCCGCTCCAGCTCGGTGCGGACTTTCGTGGGATTCGCAAGCGGGTGGAGGAAGACGGCCGCCTCTCCGTGATGGACTTCGACTGCCAGTTCGACGCGCGTCCGGAGGACCTGATCGATCGGTTGCGCCTCACGCGCCCGCAGATCCTGCACTTCAGCGGACACGGGAACGTCCAGGGACTGAAGTTCACTTCGCCGCACGGGGCCGGCCCGCAGCTGGTCACGGGTGCCGCGCTGAAGCAGATGTTGACGGTGTTCCGGCACGAGATCCGGCTCGTGGTCCTGAGTGCCTGCTTTTCGAGGGACCAGGCCGCGGCCATCGCCCAGGTCGTGGGCTGCGCTATCGGCACTTCCGGCGGGATCGCGGACGAGGATGCGATCCGGTTCGACGCCGCGTTCTACGGCTATCTCGCCGGCGGGGAGTCCGTGCAGACCGCCTTCGACATGGCCAGCGCGGAGCTGGAGGTGCACGGTTTGAGCGGAACGCGCCCCGAGTTGCTCGCGCGCAAGGACGTGAACCCCGCCAAGCTGTTCCCGGTGCCGAGGTTTCGCCGCGCGAAGCAGCGCGGAGCGGTCGGCGGGATTCTGGCGATCTCCGCGTTGGTCGTCGCGAGTATACCACGGGATACCGCTCCTCTTCCGTACGTTCCAGCGGGATTGCAGTCGATGGCATGCGCGCCGACGAGTGCGTTCTCCTCGCCGGCTGAGGCATCTGCGCCAGAGGCCGTCACGTTTTCCTCCGCGGGTTCGTCGACGGCGGATCTCGACGAGGCGAAAGCGCTCTGCGCCGCGGGGGCCGCGGACAGTGCGTTTCATCTGTTCAAAGAATTGGCTCAGGCTGGGAATGCCGAGGCGCGGGGCCTGGAGGCGATTGCGTACATGACTGGCCGGGGCGCCCAACACAATCCGGAGCTGGGCTTCAAGAAGCTGCGCGAGGCGGCGGGCAAGGGCGACCTCCGCAGCATGACCGCGCTGGCTACCGCGTACGAAACCGGGTACGGAACGACGCGGGCGAGCAAGTACCACGCGCGGCTCTGGCTCAACAAGGCGGCGAGGCGGGGCGACGCGGAGGCGATGCGCAGGCTCGGCGTCGTCCACCGCCAGGCGGAGAGCGACTCCGCGCTGTACTGGCTGACCCGCGCCGTGGCGGCCGGCTCGGCGGATGCGCGCGTGGACCTGGGCTACATGTACGACGCCGCCATCCTGGTCGCGCGGGACACGGCGAAGGCCGTCCAGCACTACGCCGCGGCGGCAAGGGCCGGCTCGGCGCGGGGGATGTACGCGGTCGGACGCGTGTACCAGGCGGGCATGGGGGTGAAAAAGGACCCGGTGCAGGCGCATCGCTGGTACCGCAAGGCAGTGTGCGCGGGCTCCCCGGACGCCATGGCCGCGATCGGCGAGCAGTTTCTGCACGGCGACGGCGTTCCCGCGGACAGCGGCATGGCTACACGATGGTTCCGCCTGGCCAGCGCCGCGGGCTCGCCGTCCGCGGCGGGGAAGCTCCACGCGCTCAAGGCGCCGGAGCAGCCGCGGCAGTGGAGGGGCCTCGTGGGCTGGGGGCTGGCGCGGCTGGGGTTGGCGGAGACGCACCCGCAGCTGTCCTGCTCCTCGGAGGTAGGCGCGGGGCCAGCCTGA
- a CDS encoding GMC oxidoreductase, translating to MTFTPSTYANFVSETSAAQERLFLRYIGPRDDFDIVIVGSGMGGGILADDLADRVGKEKRILVLEAGSFIYPTHVYNLCRFPNAKMAQHFACDTFWQDGNSGTQNFIGEKPQMNFGGRSIFWSGLIPTVQDWELGFFPERVRRDLASGGLLRVAGEVMSESRSMGSRAKAVVERLRQSPLGEDFDIHETPRALHQPYLKPDGTANDEFFTEPTGVFNTAELLVNQVGLTPGVSHGDWAGLQLLLNHFVEDVQNHGDHMRLVARNTLTGQARTFRAGTVVLAGGSIESPKLLRRASMYPWLPQSTKDLLGRGLTDHPTSDEITTFARGIGDVRLDRGDHAKIVFYSRGRRDGGQIRFPFNVEMNINHEYWHLRENDEGAAGTRAADDPARIDIKFSFGNCLDENNVVKPARPFEYVPEIAFRNQKWVDYLAQERFPALAGWRRSAGEVFEVLNGVTDRIFSQFHNDGQPARAGGRYGQGGKGFGWGTVHHAVGTLRMPYRPGLDAPFAPHSVVDEDLRVVGTERLYVCDMSVLPFSSAANPVRTLAALALRLSHRLG from the coding sequence ATGACGTTTACGCCTTCCACGTACGCGAACTTCGTTTCGGAAACGAGTGCGGCCCAGGAGCGGCTCTTCCTCCGCTACATCGGGCCCAGGGACGACTTCGACATCGTGATCGTCGGGTCGGGAATGGGGGGCGGGATCCTGGCGGACGATCTGGCGGATCGCGTCGGGAAGGAGAAGCGCATCCTGGTGCTGGAGGCCGGGTCGTTCATCTATCCCACGCACGTCTACAACCTCTGCCGCTTTCCCAACGCGAAGATGGCGCAGCACTTCGCGTGCGACACCTTTTGGCAGGACGGGAATTCCGGAACCCAGAACTTCATCGGCGAGAAGCCGCAGATGAACTTCGGCGGGCGGTCGATCTTCTGGTCCGGCCTGATCCCGACCGTGCAGGACTGGGAGCTCGGCTTCTTTCCCGAACGGGTGCGGCGGGATCTGGCGTCGGGGGGCCTGCTGCGGGTGGCGGGCGAGGTGATGAGCGAGTCGCGGTCGATGGGGTCCAGGGCGAAAGCCGTCGTCGAGCGGCTGCGGCAGTCGCCGCTCGGCGAGGACTTCGACATCCATGAGACCCCGCGCGCGCTGCATCAGCCTTACCTGAAGCCAGACGGCACGGCGAACGACGAGTTCTTCACCGAGCCGACCGGCGTCTTCAACACGGCCGAGCTGCTGGTGAACCAGGTCGGCCTTACGCCGGGAGTCAGCCACGGCGACTGGGCGGGGCTGCAGCTCCTGCTCAACCACTTCGTGGAGGACGTGCAGAACCACGGCGACCACATGCGGCTGGTGGCCCGCAACACCCTGACCGGCCAGGCACGGACGTTCCGGGCGGGAACCGTGGTCCTGGCCGGCGGCTCCATCGAGAGCCCCAAGCTCCTGCGCCGCGCCAGCATGTACCCCTGGCTGCCGCAATCCACCAAGGATCTGCTCGGCCGCGGGCTGACGGATCACCCCACCTCCGACGAGATCACCACCTTTGCCCGCGGGATCGGCGACGTCCGGCTGGACCGGGGCGACCACGCCAAGATCGTCTTCTACTCCAGGGGCAGGCGAGACGGGGGCCAGATCCGCTTCCCGTTCAACGTGGAGATGAACATCAACCACGAGTACTGGCACCTGCGGGAGAACGACGAGGGCGCGGCGGGGACCCGGGCCGCGGACGACCCCGCCCGGATCGACATCAAGTTCAGCTTCGGGAACTGCCTGGACGAGAACAACGTGGTGAAGCCGGCCCGGCCGTTCGAGTACGTGCCCGAGATCGCCTTCCGGAATCAGAAATGGGTCGACTACCTCGCCCAGGAGCGCTTCCCCGCGCTGGCCGGATGGCGCAGGAGCGCCGGCGAGGTGTTCGAAGTGCTCAACGGCGTGACGGACCGGATCTTCTCGCAGTTCCACAACGACGGCCAGCCCGCGCGCGCCGGGGGCCGGTACGGACAGGGTGGCAAGGGCTTCGGCTGGGGGACGGTGCACCACGCGGTCGGCACCCTGCGGATGCCGTACAGGCCCGGGCTGGATGCTCCCTTCGCACCGCATTCGGTGGTCGATGAAGACCTTCGCGTGGTGGGCACCGAGCGCCTTTACGTCTGCGACATGTCGGTGCTCCCGTTCAGCTCCGCCGCCAATCCCGTGCGGACGCTGGCAGCCCTCGCCCTGCGCCTGTCGCATCGTCTCGGCTGA
- a CDS encoding RNA polymerase sigma-70 factor, with translation MTADDPEILARLRRGDDAAFAEAFRAHYAALVVAADRMLGDRAAAEDVAQETMLELWRRRESLPADTRIRAYLYQSVRNRALNHIRHLRVARRAEPDLPLPTASDPADAAALTGELDIAMKAAVGGLPDDVRETFQMSRVDGLTYAEIARTLGVSVKTVEARMGRALRSLRDRLAPWLPTGGGW, from the coding sequence TTGACGGCCGACGATCCGGAAATCCTGGCCCGCCTCCGGCGAGGCGACGACGCGGCGTTCGCGGAAGCGTTCCGGGCGCACTACGCCGCGCTCGTGGTGGCCGCGGACCGGATGCTGGGCGACCGGGCGGCGGCGGAGGACGTGGCGCAGGAGACGATGCTGGAGCTCTGGCGCCGCCGCGAGTCGCTCCCGGCGGACACCCGCATCCGCGCCTACCTCTACCAGTCCGTCCGCAACCGTGCCCTCAACCACATCCGCCACCTGCGCGTGGCCCGCCGCGCCGAGCCGGACCTCCCCCTCCCCACCGCCTCCGACCCCGCCGACGCCGCCGCGCTGACCGGCGAACTGGACATCGCCATGAAAGCCGCGGTGGGCGGGCTTCCGGACGATGTGCGGGAAACGTTCCAGATGAGCCGCGTGGACGGCCTCACCTACGCGGAGATCGCCCGCACCCTGGGTGTGTCGGTAAAGACGGTGGAGGCGCGCATGGGCCGCGCCCTCCGCTCCCTCCGCGACCGCCTCGCACCCTGGCTCCCGACCGGAGGCGGGTGGTAA
- a CDS encoding aldo/keto reductase, protein MLTTRTLGTQGLAVSALGLGCMGMSQAYGTAEERDEAESIATVHRAIELGCTFLDTAEVYGPFANEELLARALRGRREQVVIATKFGFRIENGRMAGLDSRPQHIREAVEGSLRRLETDRIDLLYQHRVDPAVPIEDVVGTMADLVREGKVRFLGLSEAGEQTIRRAHAVHPISALQSEYSLWERNLEPRIIPLLRELGIGLVPFAPLGRGFLTGAVKRAEEYPQGDFRRGDPRYQGENFDANLRAAESVRALAASKGAAPGQIALAWLLHKGPDLVPIPGTKRRPYLEENLAAADVSLSSDEMSTLDAALAPDKISGPRYNPAQQAHVDR, encoded by the coding sequence ATGCTGACCACCCGCACACTCGGCACGCAGGGCCTCGCCGTCTCCGCGCTAGGCCTCGGCTGCATGGGGATGAGCCAGGCCTACGGCACCGCGGAGGAGCGCGACGAAGCGGAGTCGATCGCCACCGTCCACCGGGCCATCGAGCTCGGATGCACCTTTCTGGACACGGCCGAGGTGTACGGCCCGTTCGCCAACGAGGAGCTGCTCGCCCGCGCCCTCCGCGGCCGGCGCGAACAGGTGGTGATCGCGACCAAGTTCGGCTTCAGGATCGAGAACGGCCGCATGGCGGGGCTCGACAGCCGGCCGCAGCACATCCGCGAGGCGGTGGAGGGCTCGCTCCGCCGGCTGGAGACGGACCGCATCGACCTCCTCTACCAGCACCGCGTGGACCCCGCCGTGCCCATCGAGGACGTCGTAGGCACGATGGCCGACTTGGTGCGCGAGGGAAAGGTGCGCTTCCTCGGCCTCTCCGAAGCGGGCGAGCAGACGATCCGCCGCGCGCACGCCGTGCACCCGATCTCGGCGCTGCAGAGCGAGTATTCGTTGTGGGAGCGCAACCTGGAGCCGCGCATCATCCCCCTGCTGCGCGAGCTGGGGATCGGCCTCGTCCCCTTCGCGCCGCTCGGCCGCGGCTTCCTTACCGGCGCCGTGAAGCGCGCCGAGGAGTACCCGCAGGGCGACTTCCGCCGCGGCGACCCGCGCTACCAGGGCGAGAACTTCGACGCCAACCTCCGCGCCGCCGAGTCGGTGCGCGCGCTGGCCGCCAGCAAGGGCGCGGCCCCCGGCCAGATCGCCCTCGCCTGGCTCCTCCACAAGGGCCCGGACCTCGTCCCCATCCCCGGCACCAAGCGCCGCCCCTACCTCGAAGAAAACCTGGCCGCCGCCGACGTCTCGCTCAGCAGCGACGAGATGTCCACCCTCGACGCCGCCCTCGCCCCCGACAAGATCAGTGGCCCGCGCTATAACCCCGCCCAGCAGGCGCACGTGGATCGCTGA
- a CDS encoding NAD(P)-binding domain-containing protein: MALKTEIVVMGAGQAGLSAAYHLKKRGLAAHRGFVVLDQSPAPGGAWQFRWPSLTLSTVNRVHDLPGMPFSEAVDTSDPEVQANVAVPRYFAAYEKAFDLPVYRPVAARVVCDRGDRLRVETDRIEVSARGIINATGTWETPYIPEYPGAERFGGRQLHTKDFRTADEFVGRHVVVVGAGISAIQLLDEVSRVTTTTWVTRKPPEFRSGPFDEAAGRAAVAMVEDRVRRGLPPVSVVSVTGLPVTSAVEAMRARGVLNRLPMFSEITEDGVRWPDGTELRAGVILWCTGFRSSLDHLAPLMLREQGGGITMTGRLATQVARDPRIHLVGYGPSASTIGANRAGRAAVDELMAFLGLR, from the coding sequence GTGGCGCTCAAGACCGAGATCGTGGTCATGGGGGCGGGGCAGGCGGGGCTCTCGGCGGCGTACCACCTGAAGAAGCGAGGATTGGCCGCGCACCGGGGCTTCGTGGTGCTGGACCAGTCGCCCGCGCCGGGAGGGGCGTGGCAGTTCCGGTGGCCGTCGCTCACGCTGAGCACCGTCAACCGCGTCCACGATCTGCCCGGGATGCCCTTCTCAGAGGCGGTGGACACGTCAGACCCCGAGGTGCAGGCGAATGTGGCCGTGCCGCGGTACTTCGCCGCATATGAGAAGGCGTTCGATCTTCCGGTCTACCGGCCCGTGGCGGCCAGGGTCGTCTGCGACCGCGGCGACCGGCTGCGGGTGGAGACGGATCGCATCGAGGTCTCGGCGCGCGGGATCATCAACGCGACGGGGACGTGGGAGACGCCGTACATCCCCGAGTACCCGGGCGCGGAGCGGTTCGGCGGGCGGCAGCTGCACACAAAGGATTTCCGCACCGCCGATGAGTTCGTGGGGCGGCACGTGGTGGTGGTGGGCGCCGGCATCTCGGCGATCCAGCTGCTGGACGAGGTCTCGCGCGTCACGACCACCACGTGGGTCACGCGCAAGCCGCCCGAGTTCCGCTCCGGCCCTTTCGACGAGGCGGCGGGGCGCGCCGCCGTGGCAATGGTGGAAGACAGGGTGCGCCGCGGCCTCCCGCCCGTCTCCGTCGTCTCGGTGACCGGTCTTCCCGTCACTTCCGCCGTCGAGGCGATGCGCGCGCGCGGCGTCCTGAACCGCCTCCCGATGTTCAGCGAGATCACCGAGGACGGCGTCCGCTGGCCCGACGGCACCGAGCTGCGCGCCGGCGTCATCCTGTGGTGCACCGGCTTCCGCAGCTCGCTCGACCACCTGGCGCCGCTGATGCTGCGCGAGCAGGGCGGGGGGATCACGATGACCGGCCGGCTCGCGACGCAGGTCGCCCGGGACCCGCGCATCCACCTGGTCGGCTACGGCCCCTCCGCCTCCACCATCGGAGCCAACCGCGCCGGCCGCGCCGCGGTGGACGAGCTGATGGCGTTCCTCGGGCTTCGCTGA
- a CDS encoding FecR domain-containing protein, with amino-acid sequence MSDVNRSSSSSGEADWDAIARAMTHEGAPEEREALRSYLADHPEHAELVEALDHATRRMAADAHAGVDVEAALASVMARRDLAAAGTPAIPFRARKPAPARRWTMPALSAAAMLLLALGGALVWRTTTRVPEARYATAAGALRDVRLADGTRVKLGGSSVLTVAAGYGDAAREVAVQGDAFFEVVHDERRPFVVRTHDARVHDLGTAFTVRADSAAGTRVVVTEGVVTLGLAGGRQDTLRAGDRGHTAGRRVRVERRAATGDDVAWTRGEIVFRDVPLATAAAELRRWYGVMVIVDDPALARRRINATFERSQSVDDVLRVLAATTGGAVERRGDRLFIARAGP; translated from the coding sequence ATGAGCGACGTGAACCGATCCTCCAGCTCGTCCGGCGAAGCCGACTGGGACGCCATCGCCCGCGCGATGACGCACGAAGGTGCGCCCGAAGAGCGCGAGGCGCTGCGCAGCTACCTGGCCGATCACCCGGAGCACGCGGAGCTGGTGGAAGCGCTTGACCACGCCACCCGCCGCATGGCTGCCGATGCGCACGCAGGGGTGGACGTGGAGGCGGCGCTCGCGTCGGTCATGGCGCGTCGGGACCTGGCCGCGGCGGGCACACCGGCGATCCCCTTCCGCGCGCGAAAGCCCGCCCCGGCGCGCCGCTGGACGATGCCGGCGCTCTCCGCCGCCGCCATGCTGCTGCTCGCGCTGGGTGGGGCGCTCGTCTGGCGCACGACGACCCGCGTTCCGGAGGCGCGGTACGCCACCGCCGCGGGTGCGCTGCGCGACGTGCGCCTGGCGGATGGTACGCGCGTGAAGCTGGGAGGATCGAGCGTGCTGACCGTCGCGGCGGGATACGGTGACGCGGCGCGCGAGGTGGCGGTGCAGGGCGACGCCTTCTTCGAGGTGGTGCACGACGAGCGGCGTCCCTTCGTGGTGCGCACCCACGACGCCCGCGTGCACGACCTGGGGACGGCGTTCACGGTGCGCGCGGACAGCGCGGCGGGCACCCGCGTCGTCGTGACCGAGGGCGTGGTGACGCTCGGACTCGCGGGCGGCAGGCAGGACACGCTCCGCGCAGGCGACCGCGGCCACACCGCGGGCCGGCGCGTGCGGGTGGAGCGCCGCGCCGCCACGGGCGACGACGTGGCGTGGACGCGCGGGGAGATCGTCTTCCGCGACGTGCCGCTCGCCACCGCCGCCGCTGAGCTGCGCCGGTGGTACGGCGTGATGGTGATCGTCGACGATCCGGCGCTCGCGCGGCGCCGCATCAACGCCACCTTTGAGAGAAGCCAGAGCGTGGACGACGTCCTGCGCGTGCTCGCCGCCACCACGGGCGGGGCGGTGGAGCGCCGGGGCGACCGGCTCTTCATCGCGCGCGCGGGGCCGTGA
- a CDS encoding family 43 glycosylhydrolase translates to MARSTPSWLHALTLTAALAAGACGEVTGTGPAGEPRANVGITATTGNPMLPGDRPDPHIAVLDGKYWLYPTGGGAFRAYSSFDLTNWVDEGVVLDLGPGVSWTDRNGWAPAIVFRNGKYYFYYSANGPAPDSKIGVAVGNSPRGPFVDKGVPLVHSTSTVEAIDPMVFVDDDGQAYLYYGGSAGSNLAIVKLNSDMTSLAGTPVVRTPSYFTEAPFMHKRNGIYYMTYSNGRWYDASYNVRYATATGPMGPWTYRAQILSSNTEDKGPGHHSVLQRPGTDQWHVVYHRWENGNFSAGRSTAIDRLTYATDGLLQRVVMTNTGVGASPLVVPDGRYRLIAKHSNKALDVAGCSNADGADVIVWPYAGRLCQQWDFVNLGTGYYKITAANSGFALEVAGCSAADGADVVVGAYSGAGCEQWQVVATGDNAWRLVARNSGKALDVGGCSTADGADAILWPYWGGDCQRWRIEKP, encoded by the coding sequence ATGGCACGGAGCACCCCATCGTGGCTTCACGCGCTCACCCTAACGGCCGCGCTCGCGGCCGGGGCGTGCGGCGAGGTCACCGGCACCGGCCCCGCCGGCGAGCCGCGTGCCAACGTCGGCATCACGGCCACCACCGGCAACCCGATGCTCCCGGGCGACAGGCCCGATCCCCACATCGCGGTCCTCGACGGCAAGTACTGGCTCTATCCCACGGGGGGCGGGGCGTTCCGCGCCTACTCGTCGTTCGACCTGACCAACTGGGTGGACGAGGGCGTCGTGCTGGACCTCGGCCCCGGCGTGAGCTGGACGGACCGCAACGGGTGGGCGCCGGCCATCGTCTTCCGCAACGGCAAGTACTACTTCTACTACTCGGCCAACGGGCCCGCGCCGGACAGCAAGATCGGCGTGGCGGTGGGGAATTCGCCGCGCGGGCCGTTCGTGGACAAGGGCGTGCCGCTGGTCCACAGCACCTCCACGGTGGAGGCGATCGACCCGATGGTGTTCGTGGACGACGACGGGCAGGCGTACCTGTACTACGGCGGCTCGGCGGGAAGCAACCTGGCCATCGTGAAGCTGAACTCCGACATGACTTCGCTGGCCGGCACGCCCGTGGTGCGCACGCCGTCGTACTTCACCGAAGCGCCGTTCATGCACAAGCGCAACGGCATCTACTACATGACGTACTCCAACGGCCGCTGGTACGACGCGAGCTACAACGTGCGCTACGCCACGGCGACCGGACCGATGGGGCCGTGGACCTACCGCGCGCAGATCCTCTCCTCCAACACCGAGGACAAGGGCCCCGGCCACCACTCCGTGCTGCAGCGCCCCGGTACCGACCAGTGGCACGTCGTCTACCACCGCTGGGAGAACGGCAACTTCAGCGCGGGGCGCAGCACCGCCATCGACCGCCTGACCTACGCCACGGACGGCCTTCTCCAGCGCGTGGTGATGACCAACACGGGCGTGGGCGCATCGCCGCTGGTGGTGCCGGACGGGCGCTACCGGCTGATCGCCAAGCACAGCAACAAGGCGCTGGACGTGGCGGGGTGCTCCAACGCGGACGGCGCGGACGTCATCGTGTGGCCGTACGCGGGGCGCCTGTGCCAGCAGTGGGACTTCGTGAACCTGGGCACCGGCTACTACAAGATCACCGCGGCCAACAGCGGCTTCGCCCTGGAGGTGGCCGGCTGCTCCGCCGCCGACGGCGCGGACGTGGTGGTCGGCGCGTACTCGGGCGCCGGGTGCGAGCAGTGGCAGGTGGTGGCGACGGGTGACAACGCCTGGCGCCTGGTCGCGCGCAACAGCGGCAAGGCCCTGGACGTCGGCGGCTGCTCCACTGCCGACGGCGCCGACGCCATCCTCTGGCCCTACTGGGGCGGCGACTGCCAGCGGTGGAGGATCGAGAAGCCCTGA